Proteins encoded together in one Lysinibacillus sp. FSL K6-0232 window:
- a CDS encoding bifunctional lytic transglycosylase/C40 family peptidase, producing MKLKVMLIAGGLGFLAFLGILTFVAIFISNEEHSSDGGDFIHDIGGISVSADVLKHQPMVEKYAQEYGISEYVSTLLAIIEVESGGKLPDVMQASESLGLPPNTLDTEASIKQGTRYFADLLRSAEAKGIDENTVIQAYNYGGAFIDYVAKQGSSYSFKLAESFAKERSGGSKVTYSNPIAVKKNGGWRYRYGNMFYVDLVSQYSISPQFDDEMVQIVMNEALKYEGFPYVFGGDNPNTSFDCSGLTQWSYRKAGINLPRTAQQQYNVTEHIPLSEAKPGDLVFFHSTYNAGTYVTHVGIYVGNNQMYNAGDPIGYADLTSSYWQKHLIGAGRIKQ from the coding sequence ATGAAATTAAAGGTCATGTTAATTGCTGGAGGATTAGGCTTTCTTGCCTTTTTAGGGATATTAACATTTGTAGCTATTTTTATATCAAACGAAGAACACTCATCAGATGGTGGTGATTTCATTCATGATATAGGTGGCATATCAGTATCCGCCGATGTATTAAAGCACCAGCCAATGGTAGAAAAGTATGCACAAGAATATGGAATTAGTGAGTATGTCTCTACTCTACTTGCGATTATTGAAGTGGAAAGCGGCGGTAAATTGCCAGACGTAATGCAGGCCAGTGAATCGTTGGGATTACCGCCTAATACATTGGATACCGAAGCTTCTATTAAACAAGGAACAAGATATTTTGCAGATTTGTTGCGTTCTGCAGAAGCAAAAGGTATCGATGAGAATACAGTCATTCAGGCTTACAACTATGGCGGTGCTTTTATTGATTATGTCGCAAAACAAGGAAGCTCTTACTCTTTTAAATTAGCTGAAAGCTTTGCGAAGGAACGGTCAGGGGGCAGTAAAGTCACTTACTCTAATCCAATAGCCGTAAAGAAAAATGGTGGTTGGCGGTACCGTTATGGCAATATGTTTTATGTCGATTTAGTGAGTCAGTATTCTATTTCGCCTCAATTTGATGATGAAATGGTTCAGATTGTCATGAATGAAGCATTAAAATACGAAGGGTTTCCTTATGTCTTTGGTGGAGATAATCCAAATACTTCATTTGATTGTAGTGGACTCACGCAGTGGAGCTATCGGAAAGCTGGGATTAATTTGCCCCGAACAGCACAACAGCAATATAACGTAACTGAGCATATTCCTCTTTCAGAAGCAAAACCTGGGGATTTAGTATTTTTTCATTCTACGTATAACGCGGGAACGTATGTCACGCACGTTGGGATCTATGTTGGAAACAACCAAATGTATAACGCAGGTGATCCGATTGGTTATGCGGATTTGACGTCTTCTTACTGGCAAAAGCACTTAATTGGAGCTGGACGGATTAAACAATAG